The Mycobacteriales bacterium genome has a segment encoding these proteins:
- a CDS encoding glycosyl hydrolase, with amino-acid sequence MMSTLSVRRAVITAAVATGVLGAAGCASVTPGSIAAAHVHYIPADNPNFKINKSRLLHPKKKYFGISLAGVPQSVTSPIDTIKNEVGKRPNLDMYYMDWGTAAHAEAGVPNFDPGAAENACAAGMLPMLTWESWDTTDTNATQGVAYTQQAFSMNRIIDGDFDAYIKKTAQAIASIGCPLALRFDQEPNGYWYPWGVTNPTEKPLSDSIKQKAALYVRMWRHVHQIFTAAHATNVLWVWSPNIQSANGAKLVTFKQLYPGPSWVDWVGIDGYYNTPQRTFSTLFGSTIQQLIPVAPHKPWMLAETGVGSSSRKPWQIKNLLDSIAKAKRFNGLVYFEQHKSTDRSFWPFNDPAHPNSLPAFKKGIDQKVYASGKPGDAWYLK; translated from the coding sequence ATGATGTCGACGCTGTCGGTTCGCCGTGCCGTGATCACGGCCGCCGTCGCGACCGGCGTGCTGGGCGCCGCGGGTTGCGCCAGCGTGACGCCGGGTTCGATCGCCGCCGCGCACGTGCACTACATCCCTGCCGACAACCCGAACTTCAAGATCAACAAGAGCCGCCTGCTGCACCCGAAGAAGAAGTACTTCGGCATCTCGCTGGCCGGCGTACCCCAGTCGGTGACGTCTCCGATCGACACCATCAAGAACGAGGTGGGCAAGCGCCCGAACCTCGACATGTACTACATGGACTGGGGCACCGCGGCCCATGCCGAAGCGGGTGTGCCCAACTTCGACCCCGGCGCGGCGGAGAACGCGTGTGCCGCGGGCATGCTGCCCATGCTCACCTGGGAGTCCTGGGATACGACCGATACCAACGCAACGCAGGGTGTCGCGTACACGCAGCAGGCGTTCTCGATGAACAGGATCATCGACGGCGACTTCGACGCCTACATCAAGAAGACCGCGCAGGCGATCGCCTCGATCGGCTGCCCGCTGGCCCTGCGCTTCGACCAGGAGCCGAACGGCTACTGGTACCCGTGGGGCGTCACGAACCCGACCGAGAAGCCGCTCTCCGACTCGATCAAGCAGAAGGCAGCGCTCTACGTCCGGATGTGGCGGCACGTCCACCAGATCTTCACCGCCGCGCACGCCACCAACGTGCTGTGGGTGTGGAGCCCGAACATCCAGAGCGCGAACGGCGCGAAGCTGGTCACGTTCAAGCAGCTCTACCCCGGGCCGTCCTGGGTCGACTGGGTCGGCATCGATGGCTACTACAACACTCCGCAGCGGACCTTCTCGACGTTGTTCGGGTCGACCATCCAGCAGCTCATCCCGGTCGCTCCGCACAAACCATGGATGCTCGCCGAGACCGGCGTCGGATCCAGCAGCCGCAAGCCGTGGCAGATCAAGAACCTGCTGGACTCGATCGCGAAGGCGAAGCGGTTCAACGGCTTGGTCTACTTCGAGCAGCACAAGAGCACTGACCGCAGCTTCTGGCCGTTCAACGACCCGGCGCATCCGAACAGTCTCCCGGCGTTCAAGAAGGGCATCGACCAGAAGGTGTACGCCTCCGGCAAGCCCGGCGATGCGTGGTATCTGAAGTAG
- a CDS encoding glycosyltransferase family 39 protein: protein MSIDVPPPPTLTVPLPRPARTGVLADRHTPRPRRETRFDRWMARAMTSQIIWLAPVLVTQAWFAFRLNNSLEQDEALYVTAGHQLIAHILHGTRAPDFGSYFSGVPAAYAIPAAVLDHLGGVMLVHATNTVIGLTASVFVYLATRRLFGHGAALVAAAVFGLNPATLFVSRFASFDAPSLLLLAVALYLAVRVSDGRRYAIALGPCLTLAAAEKYFALAFVPSVIIIAFLAAAKRTDPASAMRRVALAIGSLVVCCGIGALMLDPADWQGMRSTSLDRTTLLPEGRLTLLRDCTHYIGALALAGAIGVLLVRRRRAVLGVVLLATSLIPPVVQIRFSESASLHKNMAFGVLFLAPLVGVTGMALLRRGRYLGVRAATALVCAVLLLSSGVGTSQAMVNGWPNSNRIMLVLAHYVRPGTQKYLVDDSMIPAYYLSGLTSYRQWESTYDVQFEGPHGAQVMQDQLANGKYALFLYRDDGATIALDRQMLTILRSRYTLVAKVPFSTAGGNHYWYLWRAELPR from the coding sequence GTGAGCATCGACGTCCCACCTCCGCCGACGCTGACCGTGCCACTGCCCCGCCCGGCGCGGACGGGGGTGCTGGCCGATCGGCATACTCCTCGACCGCGGCGGGAGACGCGGTTCGACCGGTGGATGGCCCGGGCGATGACCAGCCAGATCATCTGGCTGGCTCCGGTTCTCGTCACTCAGGCATGGTTCGCGTTCCGGCTCAACAACAGCCTCGAGCAGGACGAGGCGCTCTACGTGACCGCGGGCCACCAGCTCATCGCGCACATCCTGCACGGCACCCGAGCGCCGGACTTCGGCTCCTACTTCTCCGGCGTACCCGCCGCGTACGCCATACCGGCTGCTGTGCTCGATCACCTCGGCGGCGTGATGCTGGTGCACGCGACGAACACCGTCATCGGGCTGACCGCCTCGGTCTTCGTCTACCTCGCCACCCGCAGGCTGTTCGGCCATGGCGCGGCGTTGGTCGCGGCCGCCGTGTTCGGGCTGAACCCGGCGACGCTGTTCGTGTCACGATTCGCGAGCTTCGACGCACCTAGCTTGCTGCTGCTAGCGGTCGCTCTGTACCTCGCCGTACGCGTATCGGACGGCCGGCGCTACGCGATCGCCCTCGGTCCTTGCCTCACACTCGCCGCGGCAGAGAAGTACTTCGCGCTCGCCTTCGTCCCGAGCGTGATCATCATTGCCTTTCTGGCCGCCGCCAAGCGCACGGATCCGGCGTCGGCCATGCGCAGGGTCGCGCTGGCAATCGGCTCTCTGGTCGTCTGTTGCGGAATCGGCGCGCTGATGCTCGATCCTGCGGACTGGCAGGGAATGCGCTCGACCTCGCTGGATCGCACCACCTTGCTGCCCGAAGGCCGACTCACGCTGCTTCGCGACTGCACTCACTACATCGGCGCGCTGGCTCTCGCCGGCGCGATCGGCGTGCTCCTGGTTCGGCGGAGGCGGGCAGTTCTCGGCGTGGTCCTGCTCGCGACCTCGTTGATCCCTCCTGTCGTCCAGATCCGGTTCTCCGAGTCGGCTTCCCTGCACAAGAACATGGCGTTCGGCGTGCTGTTCCTCGCACCCCTTGTAGGCGTCACCGGGATGGCGCTGCTCCGCCGCGGCCGCTACCTCGGAGTGCGCGCGGCGACCGCGCTCGTGTGCGCGGTCCTGCTGCTGAGCTCGGGGGTGGGCACTTCACAGGCGATGGTGAACGGCTGGCCGAACTCGAACCGCATCATGCTGGTGCTCGCGCACTACGTCCGCCCCGGCACCCAGAAGTACCTGGTCGACGACAGCATGATCCCGGCGTACTACCTGTCCGGCCTGACCAGCTACCGCCAGTGGGAGTCCACGTACGACGTACAGTTCGAGGGCCCGCACGGTGCGCAGGTGATGCAGGACCAGCTCGCGAACGGGAAATATGCGCTGTTCCTGTACCGGGACGATGGCGCGACGATCGCGCTAGACCGACAAATGTTGACAATCCTCCGCAGCCGCTACACCTTGGTAGCCAAAGTGCCGTTTTCAACGGCAGGCGGAAACCACTACTGGTACCTCTGGCGGGCGGAGCTGCCGCGATGA